The stretch of DNA tttttttttttgtgcacaAATTCCCAAAATTAACTTTCAGGGTATTAAGGGGAGTCTCAAGTAGATATAGTCTCAACTGTAATACTAATCTGGGCTAGAAGCAGCTTTTTACTGATTTTAGTTCTTAAGAATACAAGTATGAACACTACTTTAAAAGTGTTTGTTAAATGTATTGGGAGTTGTTTCAAAAGTATCTTCTACCCTTCTCTGTTACACTGATTTAATGGAAACTTGTTATTATAGCAGTTCCGACACAAACATCTGCATGCAAGTCACCCTACAGAGTCTAACTACGTAGTTATTGAAACACATCCCACCTGTCAAGTGGCATAAATGTACATCTTCTATATACAAAAGGTAAAGTGCATTAATAAATTAGTGAACTGACAGATTGTCTGCCTGGACCATATAGCTTTCAAATAGACAAATGTGAAATTCTCCCATTAGAACCAATTATTTCAAGAGGTTCCAATTAGCTTTTCCACCCTGTCGTTTACTTTTTGGCCATGCTCTTTAGTGCAAATAAGCTTATGTTTGACTCAAGTTTAAGGGACATGGCAGTTTGGGGCTTTaacaaggaaaattataaaatgtggcagaacttttaatacttttataataCATTGCATCTTTTGCATATAAGCAACAGATTCGTGTTGCTTTCAATTGCTAGGAGCACACTGCCAACGATTATGAGGAACCCGTTTCCAAATTTCATACTATTAGCTTATATTATTACAGTTTTGAGTCTATACCACATTATGCTTGGGTTATTATGTGCAAACATCATCAGTGTTTTAGAATTATACAATGAACTAGTAATTTTGGTTACTAACTTGAATGTTCATTTTTGACTTCTAACATCCAGTTGCCTTAAGAGTTTAATGTCTTCAAGGCAGGGATCCTATCATTTTGAAGAATACCATGTACACTTGCAGCTCCATTTATGTTacaaatgacaataaataaaatgtatattgcaCAGATAAAAATAGTAGCTTATTTTATAAGATACATGGCAATACATGTCCTAATACCAGAGTTTTGAACTGGATCATATTTGAGTATGGCTGATGAATAATTGGGAATTTTAAGTATCAAAAAATCataacatcatttcatttttcaatgaatacatataaaaaaatgaaacaaaaggacTGGCAGAAGGCATAGTGATTCTAAAGTATATTCAATTGCCGGTATATACGTGTCTACCAATCTATAGCTTTGAGATGGTAATGACTCTGGAGTACACATACAATGTAGAAGATTTGGCTACTTAACTAATTCTTTACTTAAACAATTAatgcaaaattaatatttatatacaatgaattAGAGATATTTAAGTCTGACAtgtattgtgtatatgtgtatacacacacacgtatgtatgtatatagacaCACACTCTCAAATCTTATCAGACTAAGAAccaagaaagaaatcatttagaCTTAATGGATATAAATATCTTAGGAGGGAaggtttttaagagagagtataCAGTCATAGCAATAGTGATAGGAACACTCGAATACTGGAACATTCATAGCTCCAGTTTGCCAAAATCTGACAGGTTGATAATTATTAGTAGGCACTATGATGGGCAGCAATAACAATCAGTAGTACAGTAATTCAAGTGCACATCACTCCTTCATATACCAAAAACTACTTTTTATCAAGTCTACAATAGTTATTTTACAGTTAGGACTGTTTAAAGATCCTTGCTACTTTGCGAGTCTCAACACCCACCATGTGCTATTAACTCTAGTATTTCCAACTATCTTCCAACCTTCAATTGTTCCATAGTAATCTAGATGGTCCACAATTATAATGAACCAATGAGATTCCTTCATACTACTTGAGGAAACATGAAATACAATCTGAAAACCAAAACCAGCATATAGGTCTGGGTTACTGattgcttgtttttaaatacGATAAGCCAGTAATATTACTTTCTTAATTCATAATGTTTTCTTAGTGATCTACTTAAATGTATTTGGGGAcaaatttctgaaggaaaaacattattaaaataattttgaactgCTTATGGTATATAAAAGGAGAGCTACATTCTGATCTCAATCCATGCAGCCAGCTCTCATCAATGAGAGCTATATTTGGGGGTTGAAATCAGTGTCTGGCTCTTAAACATGATTATATGGACTTATTGTGTGGGAGGTGAATAAAGCCAAGATAAAAGACAATAATTTCAATCAGAATAAAATGCAGCTCAACAGATAAAAATTCTAGTCAGTTAATACAGGGTGGGTTGGTACACATATACAGTATATCCACTTGTTTAAAAATTGCTTAGGTGTTGTAAAATTGCTGTGGCACTTCctggaaagtaatttttaatacagGTAACTGGGTGAGTCTAGTGTAAAGTAAacctttttaaatatcataaagaGCACCTTGGAAAATGCttgaattttcctttcaaatatgtttataaccaatctaaaatattttcccagacTGAAAGTTTATATTCCAAatgctttttagaaaaaaagttgttcgctttttttcttcttttggaattaaAATACCTGTAAAAGCCAGGTTTATATTGGAAGTGTTGACACGATTTTAAGGGTAGCAATTGCAAAAGTGctactaaaatgtattattacaGATGTATTTTTGTATCAGTGAACTGGTGCACCAACCCCTCTGAAATAGTGCTAAAGAAGAAGCATAAAATAGAACACCTTGAGTCCACgatatattttgggggaaaaaaacctctcACAATCTCCAAATTAGCATGAAAGGCTAAAACAGCAAGATTTCCATAGCAAAGCCATAGGATGAAGCCTCCCACTCAACAGTGacataaaaataattcctaaaactctggaaagtcaataaaaatatatggtacAGTAAGTAGAGGTAAAGATAGGATTATAACTAGTTTGGAATAACCAATTAAAACTCTCCCACGGCTTTGATATGGCAACTATAAACTGCAGGGTTACcacaaaatttgaaattatagaaTACTGTAGTGGCTGTGAGATTTGACTCTTGAATGGTATGGTTTAATATTGTTATCCAGTGAACTGATATATTTCTACatgtacttttataaataaatttattggtACTATACTTGAGGtcaatttctgtttctgtggtaAATGCCCTACAGGTAAGCTTAGCAGCTTTTAATGAAGTAGGGATGGAATACTTTTTTGGGGAACTTGTTAAATAGAAATCCATACTTCCATATTAagtatatgtatcttttttcagGATTATGTCATAGTGCAATGTAAATCTTAGTTATGGTATTTAGAAGGTCAGAATGTCACATTTTGTGCTGATTTGCATACTTCAATGGTCTGGAGCAGTTGAAGCAGCTAAACTATTTAGCTCTGGGAAGGTCAGAATTCCCATAAGAATTATAATGTTCTACGTATAACACGAGAATCAGACTCCTTGAAGTATAAACTACCAGAGGTATTACTAATAACAAAGGgccaaaaaagaggaaaaacttcTTCAAATGATTATGGATCAGTACTTTTAgccaattttatgattttaaattttgccTGATGGAGTTCAATTTCACTCTAGTCGAGGCATTCTTGTTCTTCACCACTGGCCCTTCTGCcatccattctcttttctttatggcTGTTGCAAATTTTCCTCATCTCTTCTTCATACTTGATAAAATTCTCCCCAAACCTTGTCCAAGCTTTGAATGGAACAGTAATAGTATTACGGTAAGGTGGCCTCACCTCACTTACCTTCAGGAAAATTCCATATTTATTAGAGCCCACATCAAAGTAGAACCTTTTATTGTCCACTCTGAAAGAAGTCCCCTCTGGGAGTTCAAGTGGGTCATCATCTCCACCTCTTCGTTCTTCTATGTCCCCTTCGCCATAGTCTTCAATCAGCTGAACCAAGGCATCACGAAACTCGATCATTCCTTGTGCTGGGAGCACAATAGTCTGTTCTTGGCCCAAACTGTGACCAAAATAACCTATCATGCCAGTCCCCCGCATCATGGTTTGTCTAATTCTTAGGAAGCGACCCCGCTGATTTTCCTTTAGGTCTAGATAATATTTTCTATTGTCCCTCTCTATGTAGTCTGTTTTGAGGACACTATGAGGGTGCTCTTCGGACCCTACAGAGACTGGTGGGGAGGGTGCCGAGTGcttctgtctcctcctggacACTTGCTCTTTGCCGTGGCCATGCTCCTGTCGGTGGCCTTTCAGGCCCAGGTGGGCGTAATGCTCGATGAAGTCCCCTAGACAGTCCTTCAGCTCCGCTGCCACAGACAGGGACAGAGTCAGTTTACTCTTTCTGATATTGTCCTGCCGGCCTCTCCCTATCCAGACTTCAGCTATCTTTAGGAACCGGCCCCGGGAGCTTTGCTTCACGTCTAGGTAAAACCTTTTTTTCTGGATGTCCACTCGTTTGGAGGCCAGCTCCTGGATTTCGGCTGCACCCCCAGCCTGATTAGGGGTGGCTGAGGCCGCGTAGTGGGGGTAGTGGGAGTGCTGGGCCTGGGGATAGAGTCTACTCTTGCTTAGGCCAGAGCCCCCTACATTCTTGCCGCCGCGGCcgcggccgccgccgcctcccctTCGCCTGGCTCTTTCCATCTTCAGCTGCAAGTGACAAACAGACacacggggtggggtgggggaggNNNNNNNNNNNNNNNNNNNNNNNNNNNNNNNNNNNNNNNNNNNNNNNNNNNNNNNNNNNNNNNNNNNNNNNNNNNNNNNNNNNNNNNNNNNNNNNNNNNNGCCGCCGCCTCTCTTCGGGCACCGGCCCGATACCcgccgggaggggagggggggttggCGGCGGGGGGCGGGCCGTGGACCCCGCCTCCTCCAGCACAGCCCGCTGAAGGGAAGAGAAGGTCTCGCGCTCTTCCTCGGGGCGCTCCCTGACCGAAACCCGGAGCGAGGGAATGGACCGTGAGTGCGAGGTGACTGGACAGGTGTAAAGATGGTAATGAAGACGGGGGTGGCGAGACTGTTGTGACTTCTCCAGGTTCCTCCGGGATGCAAGACTCTGGCGGCCCACCGGCACCCGCACAAAGACTACACTTCCCGAAGTGCTCAGCGGCAGCGAGAGTCCACGAGCACGCGTGCCGCCTACCCAGCAGGGCTTGATGGGAGGAACGGGGGCGGAGCGGACCCCGGAGGGTGGGTGGAGACGATCGGTCGCCCGCAGCTGATGTGTCCCGTGGGCGCCGTGACGCTAAGGCGTGCGCTCTGCAGCGCGGGAATAAGATCTGTTGAGTTGGTCTCCAGCCTGGATGCCTGGTTCCAGGCCCTGCTGTTGTGGCACTTCACAAGTCATCTAGCTGAAGGAGGAAACCCGTTGAACTGGCTCTTCTCAGGGTAATGTGTCCTCCCTACCTCTGTTTCAGCCAGCTCCAGATCCTGGGGTGTCATTCTAGTCTTCCCAGACATTGGGGGTGCGTGCTCAGTCCCGAAGAGCGGGGCGCTGGGCAGTGTGTGGGACGTGCGTTACAAAGGAGGCCTCCTGTCCCTTTCCTCCCCCGGAGCACACCGGAAAAGCCTCTCCCCGGTGCCGCAGGCCTTCCCAGGGCTTCTGTCCGTCAAAAAGTGAGCGTTCCCTACCCTCCCACCTTCAGCTTGTACCACCGGTTGCCTGTCGTGGGCCCTTGGGCTCGGATCCAGCCTTTACTGCTGCAGAAATGGAGCCACTCCAGATTTTCATAACAAAGTCGAGGGAAATAACCTGTTATGCGTAATTTAGCAAATTAAGTTGGATTTCTTGAGTTTAAAtcctttaatccttttttttccccctggctgAATCTGAGTTGTTTTCTGGTAGATTTGAGTATGTAAAAATACCAGCCTCTAGGGAAGAGGGTAATGAAACCCTTAGGATGCTTAGTTAGCAGTCCGTAAGTCCTAGTACTTCAGATTTTGTATAATTCGGTAGGTTAATTTGTAGGGATATTGCTGCGGATAGGGCATTTTAGATTGCGATGTCATTGAAAAGtctccttttattcattcaacagatatttattgggCACTCCCCTAGGCTCTGGGGATACCCACACTAAACAAAACGGACACAAATCTTTCTGCTCTTGGAGCTTACATTTTGGAGAGAGATAATAAGTCAAATGCCCACTAGGTcggatgttgagaatcttttggagaataagaaagacaaagggaTGGTGACACTGGGTGGGAGTCAGGAGCTGCAGTTTTACAATAGCTTGTCAGAGAAGGACTCGCTGAAAAGGTAATTTTTGAGGAAAGAGCTGAAGGAAAGTTAGTTCTGTGGCTCTCTCGGGAAAagaaagtgcaaaggccctgaggaagCCTGTTTGGTGTGTTCAAAGAGCAGTTGAGGAGGCCAGTAAGTTAAAGCAGAATGAGATAGTAAGGGAGCAAGTGTAGGAGATAAAGTCAGACAGGAAAGAGCAGGGGCGGATACTGTAGGGCCTGGAAGGGTATTTTGAAAATTTGGGTTTTCATTCTGAGGGAGGTGGGTACCTGTTTGAGAGTTTTGTAGGGGAACCGGAATCATCtgaatgatctttaaaaaaaaaaaaaaaggcactggtaaggagcacctgcatggctcagtcagtttagcctctgactttggctcaggtcaggatctcacagtttagggGATCCAACCCCGacaggctgtcaacacagacctaCTTTGGATCCACTGttcacctccccacccctcccctgcttatgcgctctctcacttgctcgctctctctctatcaaaacatgaaacagtaaaaaatagaaaatactggtaaaatatatgtaacaaaatgCGCCACTTGTAGCAGTTTAAGTGTACAGGTCAGTGACATTAATTATACTCACTATGTTGCACAGTTATCAccgctatttttaaaaaatgtatttggagcacctgggtggctcagtccgttaagtggccaacttcagctcaggtcatgatctcgtggtttgtgaattcaagccctgtgttggtctctgtgctgacagctcagagcctggagcttgcttcagattctgtgtctctctctctgcccttccctgctcgcgctctcgctctctctctctctctctctctctctctctctctctcgctctctctctctctcaaaaataaatcttaaaaaaattaaaaaattttttttaatgttttatttatttttgagacagagagagacagaacatgaatgggaggggcagagagagaaggagacacagaatcggaagcaggctccaggctctgagctagctatcagcacagagcctgacaccgggcttgaacccaccaacgtgagataatgacccgaggcgaagtaggaggcttaactgactgagccacccagtcgcccctaaaaaagttgattttaaaggttattcatttttttgagaggaggagagagacaaagcacaagtggggtaggggccgaggaagagggagacagaatctgaagcaggctctgagctgagtgtgacacagggcttaaatgcacagaccctgagatcatgacctgaagtctgatgcttaaccaactgagccacccaggtgcccccatcaccattatttttaaaactttttcaccCCAAATGAAGTCTAACTGGTTAATTATTCAATAACTCGCCATTGCCCCTTCTGCCTAGCCCGTGGGAACCTCTAATATAATCTCTATGAATTTGCTCATTCTGGAAGCATATAATATTTGAGCtcttaaacatttgaaaattttaattttaattttttaaaatatttgtgcttttgcatctggcttatttcatttagcacaatgttttcaaggttcattcatgttgtaccATGTATCAGAACTTaatttctttggggcacctgggtggctcagttggttaagcatctgacatcagctcaggtcatgatctcctggttcgtgagtttgagttctgtgtcAGGGTCAGTGTCGACagtttggagcctagagcctgctttggattctgtctgcctctctctaccccttgctcatgttctgtctctctctcaaaaataaatagacattaaaaaaataaaaaacttaaatttttttatgtttgagtaaTATTTGATTGTGtgt from Suricata suricatta isolate VVHF042 chromosome 1, meerkat_22Aug2017_6uvM2_HiC, whole genome shotgun sequence encodes:
- the PURG gene encoding purine-rich element-binding protein gamma isoform X1, with the protein product MERARRRGGGGGRGRGGKNVGGSGLSKSRLYPQAQHSHYPHYAASATPNQAGGAAEIQELASKRVDIQKKRFYLDVKQSSRGRFLKIAEVWIGRGRQDNIRKSKLTLSLSVAAELKDCLGDFIEHYAHLGLKGHRQEHGHGKEQVSRRRQKHSAPSPPVSVGSEEHPHSVLKTDYIERDNRKYYLDLKENQRGRFLRIRQTMMRGTGMIGYFGHSLGQEQTIVLPAQGMIEFRDALVQLIEDYGEGDIEERRGGDDDPLELPEGTSFRVDNKRFYFDVGSNKYGIFLKVSELKFP
- the PURG gene encoding purine-rich element-binding protein gamma isoform X3 → MERARRRGGGGGRGRGGKNVGGSGLSKSRLYPQAQHSHYPHYAASATPNQAGGAAEIQELASKRVDIQKKRFYLDVKQSSRGRFLKIAEVWIGRGRQDNIRKSKLTLSLSVAAELKDCLGDFIEHYAHLGLKGHRQEHGHGKEQVSRRRQKHSAPSPPVSVGSEEHPHSVLKTDYIERDNRKYYLDLKENQRGRFLRIRQTMMRGTGMIGYFGHSLGQEQTIVLPAQGMIEFRDALVQLIEDYGEGDIEERRGGDDDPLELPEGTSFRVDNKRFYFDVGSNKYGIFLKLSNFPKSRENINPFHCCQIQHKEQPYDTTKTVEE
- the PURG gene encoding purine-rich element-binding protein gamma isoform X2; amino-acid sequence: MERARRRGGGGGRGRGGKNVGGSGLSKSRLYPQAQHSHYPHYAASATPNQAGGAAEIQELASKRVDIQKKRFYLDVKQSSRGRFLKIAEVWIGRGRQDNIRKSKLTLSLSVAAELKDCLGDFIEHYAHLGLKGHRQEHGHGKEQVSRRRQKHSAPSPPVSVGSEEHPHSVLKTDYIERDNRKYYLDLKENQRGRFLRIRQTMMRGTGMIGYFGHSLGQEQTIVLPAQGMIEFRDALVQLIEDYGEGDIEERRGGDDDPLELPEGTSFRVDNKRFYFDVGSNKYGIFLKLKFP